The DNA window ATTTTTAATGAATTATGTAAATGGCGAAGATTTTATAGCAAACACTATAGAAGATTTAAGAAGAGATGCCATTTTATTATCTTAACTTTGTAAAAATTAGAAACAAGTATAATTATGATTCCAAATTTTAAAGCACATCCGTGGCATGGAGTTTCTGCAGGAGATGATGCTCCAAATGTGGTAACTACTTTCATAGAAATAGTTCCAGCAGATACAATTAAGTATGAAGTAGACAAAAAAAGTGGATATTTAAAAGTAGACAGACCACAGAAATTTTCGAATATTATTCCAGCATTATACGGTTTTATTCCTAGAACGTATTGCCACGAAGAAGTTAAAAAATTAGCGATTAGAGAAGGAGCAGTAGATGTTTCAGAAGGAGACCACGATCCATTGGATATTTTAGTGTTAAGTTCACACAATATTCATTCTGGAGGTTTATTGATGGATGCGATTCCAGTTGGCGGTTTTAAAATGATTGACAAAGGTGAAGCAGATGATAAAATCGTAGCAGTAATGGTAGGAGATCAAGTGTATGGTCATATCAGAGATATTTCTGAATTACCACAAGCTGAAGTTTTCAGACTAAAACATTACTTCTTAACTTACAAAAATCTTCCTTACGAAGAAGCAACTTGTAGAATAGAAGAAATATACGGAGCTGAACATGCTAAAGAAGTAATTGTAGCTTCACAAAAAGACTATTCTGACAAATTTGGGGGAATTATGTAAAAACCGAAATTTGAGTAAATTTACAAAATCTAGCGAATATTCGCTAGATTTTTTTGTTTTATTTTCAGTACTTTACGATATAAATCATAACTTAAAAAATCTTAAATCTAAATTTGTTTTTTGTGTTATTGTTTTTACTATATTAGTCCCATCAATTGTTAACAAAAATTAATATTCTATGAATTTACTATTTTATTTAGTACCTCTTTTTGGTGTCATAGCCTTACTTTACACCTTCGTTCAAAGTTCTTGGGTAAGTAAGCAACCAGCAGGTAATGACAGAATGAAAACCATTAGTGGTCATATTGCAGATGGAGCGATGGCTTTTCTAAAAGCTGAATATCGTATCCTAACTTATTTTGTAATTGTGGTAGGTATATTATTGGGAATTATGGGATTTAGCAATGCTAATTCTCATTGGAGTATAGGAATAGCATTTGCTGTAGGAGCTGTTTTTTCGGCTACAGCAGGTTATATAGGAATGAAAATCGCTACGAAATCAAATGTAAGAACTGCAGAAGCAGCTAAAACTTCATTAGCTCAAGCGCTTAAAGTTTCTTTTACTGGAGGTTCTGTAATGGGAATGGGAGTTGCAGGTCTTGCTGTTTTAGGCTTAGGTTCTTTATTCTTAATTATTAAACAAATTTTCGCGCCAGAAGCCAGTGTAGACTCTCACGAAATGGAAAGAGCCATCGAAATATTGACTGGTTTTTCTTTGGGAGCAGAATCTATTGCTTTGTTTGCAAGAGTTGGTGGTGGTATTTATACCAAAGCAGCAGATGTAGGTGCAGATTTAGTAGGAAAAGTAGAAGCAGGTATTCCTGAAGATGATCCTAGAAATCCAGCTACCATTGCGGATAATGTAGGAGATAATGTGGGAGATGTTGCAGGAATGGGAGCAGATTTATTTGGCTCTTATGTGGCTACTGTTTTAGCAACAATGGTTTTGGGAAGAGAAACTTTATCGGTAGATAATTATGGCGGTTTCGCTCCAATTCTGTTACCAATGCTTATTGCAGGAACTGGAATTGTATTTTCTATTATAGGAACTTTCTTTGTTAAAATTTCTGACAAAACAGAAGATACTACTGCAAAAGTTCAAAAAGCATTAAACATTGGGAACTGGGGAAGTATTATTCTAACAGCGGTTGCTTCGTATTTTTTAGTGAATTTCATTCTTCCTGAAAATATGACATTAAGAGGTTTTGAGTTTACCAGAATGGGTGTTTTCGGAGCGATTATGGTAGGTTTAGTAGTGGGAACATTGATGTCTATCATTACTGAATATTACACAGCAATGGGAAAAAGACCTGTAACAAGTATTGTGAAACAATCTTCTACGGGACACGCAACTAATATTATTGGTGGACTTTCTGTAGGAATGGAATCCACATTATTACCTATGATTGTACTTTCTGCGGGAATTTGGGGTTCTTATCTTTGTGCAGGTTTATATGGAGTAGCTATTGCTGCTGCTGGAATGATGGCAACGACAGCCATGCAATTAGCGATTGATGCTTTCGGACCAATTGCAGACAATGCAGGTGGAATTGCAGAAATGAGTGAATTGCCAAAAAGTGTAAGAGAAAAAACAGATATTTTAGATGCTGTAGGAAACACTACTGCAGCTACTGGAAAAGGATTTGCTATTGCTTCAGCAGCACTTACAGCTTTAGCATTATTTGCAGCATTTGTAGGAATTGCAGGAATTGATGGCATCGATATTTATAAAGCAGATGTTCTGTCAGGGCTTTTTATTGGGGCAATGATTCCGTTTATTTTCTCATCATTAGCGATTAACGCAGTAGGAAAAGCGGCTATGGCAATGGTAGAAGAAGTAAGAAGACAGTTCAGAGAAATTCCAGGAATTTTAGAAGGAACTGGGCAACCAGAATATGATAAATGTGTTGCTATTTCTACGGATGCTTCTATCAAAAAAATGTTATTACCAGGTTCTATTGCTATTGTTACGCCATTATTAGTTGGTTTTATTTGGGGGCCTGAAGTTTTAGGAGGATTTTTAGCAGGAGCTACTGCAAGTGGAGTTTTACTGGGAATGTTTCAAAATAACGCTGGTGGAGCTTGGGATAATGCGAAAAAATCTTTTGAAAAAGGAGTAGATGTAAATGGTGAAACATATTACAAAGGTTCTGAAATGCACAAAGCTTCAGTAACAGGAGATACAGTAGGAGATCCGTTCAAAGATACTTCTGGACCTTCAATGAATATTTTGATTAAGTTAATGTCAATTGTTTCTTTGGTTATTGCACCTACATTAGCATCTATGTTTGCCGAAAAAATAGAAAAAGACAGACAACATAAAATTGAAACCATGATTTCAGCCTCTCAAAAGAAATCCGTTTCTATGACTAATTGTAATACAGAATGTATGAAAGAATGTTCCACTCAAGGAAAAAATTGTGAAACCGAACATTTCCAATGTTGTAAATAAAAATCTAACCGTCGTATTTTTTACGGCGGTTTTTTTTGAAAAACTTTGTCGTTTTAATTTTTAAAATTTCATTTATTTCCCTATTTTTGACCAATGGAAAATTTTATCGTATCCGCAAGAAAATATCGTCCGCAAGAGTTTGACACTGTTGTAGGGCAATCTCACGTTACAGATACCTTAGAACACGCCATAGAAAATAGTCAGTTGGCTCAAGCGTTGCTTTTCTGCGGACCTAGAGGTGTAGGAAAGACTACTTGTGCTAGGATTTTGGCTAGAAAAATCAACGAAAAAGATGGTTCTACCTCAGAAGACGGATTTGCGTATAATATCTTTGAATTAGATGCTGCTTCTAATAACTCAGTAGATGATATTAGAGATTTAACAGACCAAGTTCGTTTTGCTCCACAAGTTGGGAAATATAAAATTTATATTATAGACGAGGTTCACATGCTCTCTACAGCGGCATTTAATGCTTTTCTTAAAACCTTAGAAGAACCACCAGCTCACGCTATTTTTATTTTAGCAACTACCGAAAAACATAAGATTATTCCTACCATTTTATCAAGATGTCAGATTTATGATTTCAAAAGAATCACCATCGAAGATATACAGGAACATCTTAGAAAAATTGCCGAAAAAGAAGGCGTAAATTATGAAGATGATGCATTGTTCTTAATTGCTCAAAAAGCAGATGGAGCACTGAGAGATGCACTTTCTATCTTTGATAGACTTACCACTTTTACTCAAAAAAATATTACACTTGCTAAAGCTGCTGAAGTTCTCAATATTCTAGATTACGATCAATATTTGAAAATTGTAGATTTAGCAAAAGAAAATAACATTCCGGGAATTCTTACCGCTTTTAATGATATTGTTAAAAAAGGTTTTGACCCACATTTATTTATTGGTGGATTGGGAAGTCATTTCCGTGATTTAATGATGGCTCAGAATGCTTCTACACTTGCTCTAATAGAAGTAGGTGAGAACACGAAACAGAAGTTTTCTGAACAGAGCAAAAATTGGAGTGCACAGCAACTCATAGATGCTATAGAAATCTGTAATCATGCAGATATTAATTACAAAAATTCTAAAAATCCAAGATTAACGGTAGAAATCGCTTTGATGCAGTTGGCCAGTCTTACTGCTGCGAAAAGTGATGATAAAAAAAAAAGTTCTTAATTCTAGCACCACTTTTTCGTAAAAAGGAAACCGAAAAGCCAAAGGTAGCTCCAGAAAAACCACAAGAAACTTTACCGTCAACTAAAAAAACAGAAGAATCTGTTCCAAAAACCGTTCAAAAAATTACTGAACCCATTGTTAAGAAAACCATTGTTTCAGAATTTAGTATTCTTGCTACGCTCAATAAAAAAGAGGAAGAAGAAGTAGTTGTCACTCCTCAGAAAAAAGAAGAAGATTTACCAGACCATCACTTCACCGAAAAAGATTTACAAACAGAATGGCAAATTTTTCTAAATGATTTATTTATAAAAGACCAAGTCACTTATTTTGCCGTAAATACTGCAAAACTTCATAAAAAGGAAGAAAATGTTGTGGAGATTTTATATCCTTCAGATTTGGTAAAAACTGAGTTTGAGAAAATTCAAGCACAATTTTTCAATCATTTCAAGAGAAAAGTCAATAACTACAAAATAGAAGTTTCTTACCGAGAAGACAAAAAACTCATCAAAAAACAAGAAACGAAAAGAGATATTTTCCAGAAATATGTAGAAATTAATCCTGTTTTAAAAGATTTAGATGAATTGATGAAGTTAGATTTAAGTTAAAAATTCCATATCATGTTTAGACTATTAGATTTACACAAAGGAGAAGAAAACAAACAAAAAGTTTTAGAAAACGTAAAAGATAATATTTCTTTTTCTGGTTCTAATTTATGGATTCTAATGGCTGCTATTCTTGTAGCATCTGTAGGTCTTAATGTAAATTCTACAGCAGTGGTGATTGGAGCCATGCTTATTTCTCCTTTGATGGGACCTATTGTAGGCGCTGGTTTTGCACTTGGTGTTTTTGATTTTGAATTACTGAAAAAATCATTAAAAAATTTGCTTATTGCTACCATTGCGAGTTTATTAGTTTCTACCATCTATTTTTATATTAGTCCTTTCAAAGAAGCTCAATCAGAATTATTAGCCAGAACATCTCCCAATATTTATGACGTGCTAATTGCATTTTTTGGAGGTTTAGCTGGTGTTATTGCAATAACTAGAGTGGAAAAAGGAAATCCTATTCCTGGGGTTGCCATTGCTACAGCTCTTATGCCACCATTATGTACAGCAGGTTTTAGTTTGGCAACAGGTAATTTTAAGTTCTTTTTTGGAGCATTATTTCTTTATACAATTAATTGTGTTTTTATAGGGATTTCTACATTTTTAATTGTTAAATTTCTTAAATATCCATCGGTTAAATTTGTAGATTTAAAGGAGAGAAAAAGAGTGCAAAATTTGATAACTCTACTTTCTTTACTGGTTCTTTTGCCAAGTATTTATTTTGCCTATTCATTATATAAAGAACAGGAATTTAGGATTAAAGCAGACCAGTTTATTGAAAAAGAATTTATAGAAAAAGGTAATACTTTGGTTTACAAAAAAATAAATTTTTTAAGCAATCCTCGAAAAATAGAATTGGCTTTCTTAAAGAGAAATTTTACTCAAGATGAAATAAAAAAAATGAACCAAAGTCTTTCAGAAATTGGTCTAAATAATACCGAACTTATTATTAAAGCTAATAATTACCAAAATTTAGAAGTTTTAAAAGACGATATTCTTAATGAAATCAATAAAAATTCTGAAAGAGATAAAGAATTATTGGCTTTAAAAAGTCAAACTTCATCTTTAGAAGATAATATGCAGTTGCTTAAAGAAGCTCAAGTTTTGTTTCAAAATATTAATGCGATAAATGTTTCTGAACTCAGTTTTGCACAAGGTGATTCATTGGTTGAAAAACCTGTACTAATTTATCAATCATCAGAAAATCTTACAGATGAAGACCAAATAAAACTGAAAAAATGGATTGAGAAAAGACTCAATAAATCAAATGTAGAAGTGTATAAATAAATTTTAAAGCTTCAAATCATGTAAAAAAATATTCAATGAATTTTCATCACAAAAGATTGCTGGTTCCCATTCGGAAAAATTTTATTGTAAGAAATCTACTTTCTTATTTTAAAAACTTATACCAAAGAACCACTTATGCCAATTCTACCCTCAAAAAGCAGTTTCTACAGTTTTTACCCTTTTTATTGGCTTCTTTTATTACTGGTTTTGTAGCATTTTTGTACAGTAAAATATTCACTTTTTCAGAAAAATGGTCTCACGAAATTTTTCATCAGAATAAATTATATATTTTCATCATCACGCCTTTGAGTTTTTTCATTTCTTGGTTTTTTGTCAGAACTTTTGCTAAATATTCAGCAGGAAGCGGAATTCCGCAAGTCATGGCTTCAGTAGAATTGTCAAAACCAAATACACATCATCTTGTTAAAAGATTTTTGAGTTTAAGAATAATCATCATCAAAATTTTAGCAAGTGCCGTAAAAGTTTTTGGTGGAGGAATTGCAGGAAGAGAAGGTCCAACCATACAAATTGCGGGTTCTATTTTTGTGGAAATTCATAAAAGATTGCCAAAATGGTGGGTTCCAATTTCCGAAAAAAATGTAATGATTGCAGGAGCTGCTTCTGGTTTAGCCGCAGCTTTTAACACACCACTTGGCGGAATTATTTTTGCGATTGAAGAATTAGCCAAAACTCATATTAAGTATATTAAATCTCCACTTTTTGTAGCAGTTATCATCGCTGGTCTTACTGCGCAAGGTTTTGGTGGCAGTTACTTGTATCTAGGTTATCCTAAAACCAATTACTCTGGTTGGCTGGTTTTTGTAGGAATTTTTATTACGGCTATTGTCGCTGGATATTTTGGAAGTAAAATGTGTAGCATTATCATTGCAGTGATGAGTTTTTTTGAGAGATTTAAGAAAAACTATCAACAAGTTTTTATTGTTTTTTTCTGTGGATTTTTTGTGGCAACTTTCATCTATTTTTTCGGAACCGAAGTTATGGGTTCTGGGAAAGAATTAATGGAAAGACTGCTTTTCACCTCAGATAAATCGGTAGAATGGTATTTACCTTTTTTGAGAATGAATGGTTTAATTGCTACTTTCAGTTTTGGTGGAGCAGGAGGCGTTTTTGCCCCTTCATTAAGTTCTGGAGCAAGTTTTGGAGCGTTAATTGCTCAGTTGTTACAATTAACAGGAGATAATGCTAATTTATTGATTTTAATTGGGATGACTGCTTTTCTTACAGGAGTAACCAGAGCGCCATTTACCTCTGCAATTATTATTTTTGAAATGACAGACAGACATAGTATCATCTTTTTTCTACTGTTAGGAGCAGTTCTCGCTTCTTTGGTTTGTAATTTTGTAACCAAGAGAGCTTTTTATGATGTTCTGAAAGAAAAATACATCGAAAAGGTTCTAAATCAAGAAAATATTGAAAAAAAATAATAACAAATAGTCGTAATTTTCTATATTTGAAAAATATTTCAAAAAAGAACATAATTGAACACGCTTTTTGCGTGTTCTGTATTTTATAAAAGTTGTAAGAATCACGAAGTATGAATTTAAAAGATTTACAAAACGATTGGATTAATGAGTTCTCGAAACCATTAATTATAGCAGGACCTTGTAGTGCAGAATCAGAAGCACAAATGATGGAAACTGCACAAAGATTGAAAGATAGTGGCGCAGAAGTTCCCGTTTTTAGAGCAGGAATTTGGAAGCCAAGAACCAAACCAAATGGTTTCGAAGGAGTAGGAGTTATCGGTCTTAATTGGCTTAAAAAAGTAAAAGACGAGTTTGGTTTCAAAACAGCAACCGAAGTTGCTAATGCTCATCACGTTTATGCAGCTCTAGAAGCAGATGTAGATATTCTTTGGATTGGAGCGCGTTCTACGGTAAATCCTTTTACCGTTCAAGAAATTGCTGTTGCGTTAAAAGGAACCAATAAACCTGTTTTGGTTAAAAATCCGGTAAATCCAGATTTAGCACTTTGGATTGGTGCTTTAGAAAGACTTTTAGGTCAAGATGTGAAAAACTTAGGCGTTATTCACAGAGGATTTTCATCTTATCAAAAAACAAAATATAGAAATTTACCCAACTGGCAAATCGCATTAGATTTTAAACACCAATTTCCGAATATCCCAATGTTTGTAGACCCTTCTCACATTTGTGGTAGAAGAGATTTGCTTTCAGATGTTACTCAGGAAGCATTTAACGTAGGTTACGAAGGAGCGATGATAGAATCTCACTGCAATCCAGATGCAGCTTGGAGTGATGCCGCTCAACAAATTACGCCAGAAGTTTTGGCAGAAATGTTAGGAAATCTACAAATCAGAAACTCTGATATTTCTGGATTTGATGAAGAAATGGGCAAACACAGAGCTTTAATTTCTGATATTGACTTTCAATTAATAGAATTATTATCAAACAGAATGAAAATTTCTGAAAAAATTGGAGCGTTGAAGAAAGAGAATAATATCGCTATTTTCCAGCCAGACCGTTGGAAAGTGATTGCAGAATATGCCTCTGCAAGAGCCGAAGAATCTGGAATGGGCAAAGATTTTATAGAAAAAGTTTTCAAAGCGATTCATGAAGAATCCATTGAAGTTCAAAACAATATCATGATTGATAAATAACAAGAAAACACGCCGAAAAGCGTGTTTTTTTATTGTGAGAAGATTTCGTAAATTGCACAAAAGAAATTCGTTTTGAAAGGACTCATCACAAAATCTACAGGAAGTTGGTATCAAGTTTTAGATTTGGAAACTAGGCAAGTTTTCGAGGCGAGAATTCGTGGGAAATTTAAACTCATAAAAACCAGACTCACCAATCCTTTGGCTGTGGGTGATTTTGTAGAATTTCAATTGGAGAAAGATGATATTGCGTGGATTACCAAAATAGAACCTCGAAAAAATTATCTCATCAGAAAATCCGTGAATTTATCTAAAGAAGCACACATTATTGCGAGTAATCTCGATTTGGCGTGTATTATTTTCACCTTGCAATCTCCAGAAACGTCTTTAGGATTTTTAGACCGATTTTTAGCGTGTTGCGAAGCGTATAATATTCCAGTTCTCATCCTTTTTAACAAAATTGATTTATTGAATTTCGAAGAAGTGGAATTGGTTGAGGAATTACAAACCATGTACGAAAATTTAGGTTATCAAACGTTGCAAGTTTCTTCTGCTGAAAAACTGAATTTAGATAAACTTCAAGAAATTTTAAAAGATAAAACTTGCGTTTTCTTTGGTCATTCTGGAGCTGGAAAATCTACTTTGGCAAATGCACTTCAACCTGATTTGAAATTGAAAACCAACGAAATTTCTGAAACGCACAACAAAGGAAAGCACACTACTACTTTTGCTCAAATGCATTTTTGGCATTTTGGAGGTGCTGTAATAGACACACCTGGAGTTCGAGAATTTGCAATGATAGACGTAGAAAAAGAAGAAATTCAACATTATTTTCCGGAAATTTTTGAGAAAGGAAGAGAGTGTAAATTTCATAATTGTAAACACATCAACGAGCCAAAATGTGCTGTTTTAGAGGCTTTAGAAACGGGTGGAATTCTAGAAAGCAGATATATCACTTATCTTAAGTTGATGGAAGAAGCGGAGGAACAAAATCAAATGTAAAATTTGATGTTACCGTTCCATAGGAACGAAATGTGTGTAAAAAGTTGATTACAAATTTTTAGCGTTCCGTATGAACGAAATGTTTTTTATAATGAGTTTTCAATTAAATGTTTTCAGAAAATTTGGCCTGAAATTTGTTGAAAATCAGTATATTTATATAGAAAAAGTTTTTTTATTATCTTTGCAACACCAAACATAGAATAGATTAATGACCAACCCATTATTTTACGCTAAAATATTGCTTTTCGGAGAGTACGGAATCATAGAAGATTCTCAAGGATTAACCTTACCGTACAGTTTCTACAAAGGCACACTTAAATTCTCTGAAAATCAAACTGATTTCGAAAAAAAATCAAATGAATCTCTATCTAAATACGCTCAATATTTATCTGAATTAAATCTTCCAGAAGCTTTTAAAATTAATGTGGAAGCCTTCAAAAAAGATATCAAAAAAGGATTATTTTTTGATTCTAATATTCCGCAAGGTTATGGAGTAGGAAGTTCTGGAGCTTTAGTAGCAGCTATTTTCGAAAAATATTCTTTCATTAAATACAATCCTGAAGAAATTTCTAAAAATCAGTTAAAAGATTTGAAAAAAGTTTTCGGAGAATTAGAGTCTTATTTTCATGGTAAATCTTCGGGAATTGACCCATTGATTTGTTACATGAACCTTCCGATTCTCATTGAAAACAAAGAAAGTGTAGACAAAGTTTCTATTCCAAAAGAAGAAGCTGGAAAAGGTGCAATTTTCTTAATAGATTCTGGTTCTGTAGGCGAAACTGGACCGATGGTTCAAATTTTCTTCGAAAAATTGAAAAATGAAGGTTTCAGAAAAACTTTGAAAGAAGAATTCATTAAGTACAATAATGCTTGTATTGATACTTTCTTGAACAAAGAAATGACGCCGTTTTTCAAACACTTGAAAGACCTTTCTAAATGGGCTTATGTTCATTTTAAACCGATGATTCCTACCAATCTTTACAATGCTTGGAAAAAAGGTCTTGATACCAATGCTTATTACTTGAAACTCTGCGGAAGTGGAGGAGGAGGTTATATTCTTGGTTTTGCCAAAGATTACGAAAAAGCAGACAAAATGCTAGAAGGCTTCAATAAAGAAGTGATTTATAGATTTTAGTTTTTGTAAAGTTGATGATTTGTAAAGTCGTTTAAAAAATTCTTTATAGACTATAATTCTACGACTTACAAATTAACGACTTCACGACTTTACATTAAAATGAGTAACAATCCCATTCTTCATCGTTTATCTCAATTGGTGAGTTTGCTTTTAGGAGCAAGGATTTTTGTATTGGCATTGTTTACATTTACGTTGTATGTTTCTACCTTTTTTCTTTTTAACCAAGAAGAAAGTCTCAGAAAATTTGTTTTCGATTATAAAGTTCATGGAATTATTTTCTGTGCGATGCTGAGTATTGCAGCAGGCGGAATTATCAACCGCTTTTATGACAAAGAAAAAGATGAAGTAGAAAAGCCATTTAGAAGCAGATTACAAAGTTTTTTAAAGGAAAAATATTTCTTGTACAGTTATGTTATTCTCAATGTTTTTTCATTGGGGATTTCTGCGGTTCTTTCTTGGAGAATTTTTATATTTTTCTTGATTTATCAGTTTATCATTTGGTTTTACAGTCATAAACTGAGCAAAATGCTCATTATTAATAATCTTACTTTTGTGAGTTTAACATTGTATCCTTTTTTTGGATTATTGGTGTATTACAAGCATTTTTCGTACAAATTATTTTTAATGGCAGCGTTTTTATTTTTAATTATGTTGACCATTGATTTGATTAAAGATGTCTTGACGAGTAATGTAGATAGAGTTTTTGGCTATAATACAATTGCTAATGTTTTTGGGAAAAAAGTAAGTTATATCGTTATAGGATTTGTGATTTTTGCAAATGTTTTGGTGTCTATTCTGTTGCTTTTCTTCATCCCGAAAACCAATTATATGTTAGGTTACTTTTCATTAAGTATTCTTTTTTTCGTAATGATGAGTTTTCCTATTCTTACGTATCAAAAATCTAAATTATTCTGGGTGATTAATTTCTTTAGAATTTGGGTTTTTGTTGGCGTAATTTTCATGTTGATCAATGGCATTTTTGAAAGGTTTTAATCTTTATTAAATGCTTGAATTGCTTCTAAAGCGTTATTATTGAAATCCCAAAGTGCTTGATTTTCCCAAGTAGAGCCGTTAGTTGCTTGATTTCCTTTGAAGGCAACCCATTCTCCTCCCCAATAACAGAATCCAGAACCATTCGGAACTGATTTTACCAATGATTTGATGGCGAGAATATAATTTTTTTGACCAGAAGCAGTAGCGTCATAATCTGCAACCAATTGATTGCTTTGTCCCACCACATTATTGGTCCAATCATTCCAACTTAGTGTAAAAGGATAAGAGGTTTCTGCCAAAATGATTTTTTTGTTATACGTTTGGCTTAGTGTAGTGAGCTTGGTTTTTAAATCAGTTAAAGACGTTCCATGATATACAGGATAATAAGAAATGCCTATATAATCATAATTTAGATTTTTAACTTTATTAAAATACCAATCTGCTGAATTAGAAATTCCTGCAAAATGCAACATGATTTTAGTAGCACTATTGGCTGTTTTCACGCTTGAAATAGCAGTATTTGTTAATTCTAAATATTGTGTTTCATTGGTAGAAAGTTTTCCTTCTGGCCAAAGAAATCCATCATTGGTTTCATTTCCTATTTGTATAATTTCGGGTTTTATTTCGGTAACTACTTGTGTAGTGTAAACGCTTACCGCTGATTTTAAATCAGAAAAATTTAAATTTTGCCAAGCTACAGGTTTCGTTTGATTGCCTGGATCTGCCCAAGTATCAGAATAATGAACGGTGAGCCAAACTTTCATTCCGTGGGTTCTAACTTTAGTTGCCAGTTGTTTTACTTCAGATAAATTAGAGTGTCCGTTACTAGGATTATTCCAAAGACGAATTCTAATATAATTTACTCCAGCATTTTTTAAAGTAAGTAATGGCTCTTGCACAGTATTATTGTACTTAAAAGAAACTCCTGCTGCTTCTATTTCTGGTAAAAATGATAAATCTGCAGCTCTTATAAAACTATCTTCTGTAGGAATTGGAGTAGGAGTAGGTTCTGGATTATCGCCGCCAGAACTACAAGAAATAAGTGCTAATGTTAAAAAACAGAAAATTAACTTTTTCATTTTCTATGAAATTATAAATTGGAAGGTTGTATTTTGTTGGTATGTTTCGCCTTTTCTTAAAATAGCATTCGGGAAATCTTCGTGATTAGGAGCATCTGGAAAGACTTGAGTTTCAAAACAAATTCCGCTTTCTGTGTGATATTTTACCGATTCTTTA is part of the Cloacibacterium normanense genome and encodes:
- a CDS encoding chloride channel protein, giving the protein MNFHHKRLLVPIRKNFIVRNLLSYFKNLYQRTTYANSTLKKQFLQFLPFLLASFITGFVAFLYSKIFTFSEKWSHEIFHQNKLYIFIITPLSFFISWFFVRTFAKYSAGSGIPQVMASVELSKPNTHHLVKRFLSLRIIIIKILASAVKVFGGGIAGREGPTIQIAGSIFVEIHKRLPKWWVPISEKNVMIAGAASGLAAAFNTPLGGIIFAIEELAKTHIKYIKSPLFVAVIIAGLTAQGFGGSYLYLGYPKTNYSGWLVFVGIFITAIVAGYFGSKMCSIIIAVMSFFERFKKNYQQVFIVFFCGFFVATFIYFFGTEVMGSGKELMERLLFTSDKSVEWYLPFLRMNGLIATFSFGGAGGVFAPSLSSGASFGALIAQLLQLTGDNANLLILIGMTAFLTGVTRAPFTSAIIIFEMTDRHSIIFFLLLGAVLASLVCNFVTKRAFYDVLKEKYIEKVLNQENIEKK
- a CDS encoding TIGR00341 family protein, with amino-acid sequence MFRLLDLHKGEENKQKVLENVKDNISFSGSNLWILMAAILVASVGLNVNSTAVVIGAMLISPLMGPIVGAGFALGVFDFELLKKSLKNLLIATIASLLVSTIYFYISPFKEAQSELLARTSPNIYDVLIAFFGGLAGVIAITRVEKGNPIPGVAIATALMPPLCTAGFSLATGNFKFFFGALFLYTINCVFIGISTFLIVKFLKYPSVKFVDLKERKRVQNLITLLSLLVLLPSIYFAYSLYKEQEFRIKADQFIEKEFIEKGNTLVYKKINFLSNPRKIELAFLKRNFTQDEIKKMNQSLSEIGLNNTELIIKANNYQNLEVLKDDILNEINKNSERDKELLALKSQTSSLEDNMQLLKEAQVLFQNINAINVSELSFAQGDSLVEKPVLIYQSSENLTDEDQIKLKKWIEKRLNKSNVEVYK
- a CDS encoding inorganic pyrophosphatase, producing MIPNFKAHPWHGVSAGDDAPNVVTTFIEIVPADTIKYEVDKKSGYLKVDRPQKFSNIIPALYGFIPRTYCHEEVKKLAIREGAVDVSEGDHDPLDILVLSSHNIHSGGLLMDAIPVGGFKMIDKGEADDKIVAVMVGDQVYGHIRDISELPQAEVFRLKHYFLTYKNLPYEEATCRIEEIYGAEHAKEVIVASQKDYSDKFGGIM
- a CDS encoding sodium-translocating pyrophosphatase, with amino-acid sequence MNLLFYLVPLFGVIALLYTFVQSSWVSKQPAGNDRMKTISGHIADGAMAFLKAEYRILTYFVIVVGILLGIMGFSNANSHWSIGIAFAVGAVFSATAGYIGMKIATKSNVRTAEAAKTSLAQALKVSFTGGSVMGMGVAGLAVLGLGSLFLIIKQIFAPEASVDSHEMERAIEILTGFSLGAESIALFARVGGGIYTKAADVGADLVGKVEAGIPEDDPRNPATIADNVGDNVGDVAGMGADLFGSYVATVLATMVLGRETLSVDNYGGFAPILLPMLIAGTGIVFSIIGTFFVKISDKTEDTTAKVQKALNIGNWGSIILTAVASYFLVNFILPENMTLRGFEFTRMGVFGAIMVGLVVGTLMSIITEYYTAMGKRPVTSIVKQSSTGHATNIIGGLSVGMESTLLPMIVLSAGIWGSYLCAGLYGVAIAAAGMMATTAMQLAIDAFGPIADNAGGIAEMSELPKSVREKTDILDAVGNTTAATGKGFAIASAALTALALFAAFVGIAGIDGIDIYKADVLSGLFIGAMIPFIFSSLAINAVGKAAMAMVEEVRRQFREIPGILEGTGQPEYDKCVAISTDASIKKMLLPGSIAIVTPLLVGFIWGPEVLGGFLAGATASGVLLGMFQNNAGGAWDNAKKSFEKGVDVNGETYYKGSEMHKASVTGDTVGDPFKDTSGPSMNILIKLMSIVSLVIAPTLASMFAEKIEKDRQHKIETMISASQKKSVSMTNCNTECMKECSTQGKNCETEHFQCCK
- the dnaX gene encoding DNA polymerase III subunit gamma/tau, which gives rise to MENFIVSARKYRPQEFDTVVGQSHVTDTLEHAIENSQLAQALLFCGPRGVGKTTCARILARKINEKDGSTSEDGFAYNIFELDAASNNSVDDIRDLTDQVRFAPQVGKYKIYIIDEVHMLSTAAFNAFLKTLEEPPAHAIFILATTEKHKIIPTILSRCQIYDFKRITIEDIQEHLRKIAEKEGVNYEDDALFLIAQKADGALRDALSIFDRLTTFTQKNITLAKAAEVLNILDYDQYLKIVDLAKENNIPGILTAFNDIVKKGFDPHLFIGGLGSHFRDLMMAQNASTLALIEVGENTKQKFSEQSKNWSAQQLIDAIEICNHADINYKNSKNPRLTVEIALMQLASLTAAKSDDKKKSS